A single region of the Metarhizium brunneum chromosome 6, complete sequence genome encodes:
- the rhmA_1 gene encoding 2-keto-3-deoxy-L-rhamnonate aldolase translates to MQACNRLKTAFAQGKQSMGMWQMIPGANVSRLLARSGVDWVMVDCEHGNIDDGAMHDAVPAIAALGVTPLVRLPDVQSWMVKRALDAGAHGILVPLLRSADQARELVQAAKFPPWGKRGFGSPIAPERFNPVPSFTEYLQQANDALLTMVQIETREALSEVEEIAAVKGIDVLFIGPFDLGNNIGHPILDGVMAPELKEAVARILAACRKAGKKCGMYATSGEQAKLYADQGFDMISVSADYTALDYILKQQFNASQGGPIAEKKGSY, encoded by the exons ATGCAGGCGTGCAATCGGCTCAAGACGGCGTTTGCTCAGGGCAAGCAGTCCATGGGGATGTGGCAGATGATTCCGGGAGCCAATGTATCGAGGTTGTTGGCGAGGTCGGGCGTAGATTGGGTCATGGTGGATTGTGAGCATGGGAACATTGACG ATGGGGCCATGCATGATGCGGTGCCGGCGATTGCGGCGCTGGGCGTGACGCCTCTTGTCAGACTGCCGGATGTGCAGTCGTGGATGGTCAAAC GGGCATTGGATGCTGGTGCTCATGGT ATTCTCGTCCCACTGCTTCGTTCGGCAGACCAAGCAAGAGAGTTGGTTCAAGCTGCCAAGTTCCCGCCCTGGGGCAAGCGAGGATTCGGATCCCCCATCGCGCCCGAGCGGTTCAATCCCGTGCCTTcgtttacggagtacctgcaGCAGGCAAACGACGCTCTCTTGACAATGGTCCAGATTGAGACGCGAGAGGCTTTGAGCGAGGTGGAAGAAATCGCAGCCGTGAAGGGCATTGACGTACTCTTCATCGGACCCTTTGACCTTG GCAATAATATTGGCCACCCCATCCTAGACGGTGTCATGGCCCCCGAGCTGAAAGAAGCCGTTGCTCGAATCCTCGCAGCATGCCGGAAAGCCGGCAAGAAGTGCGGCATGTACGCCACGAGCGGCGAGCAGGCCAAGCTCTATGCCGACCAGGGCTTCGACATGATCAGTGTGTCGGCCGACTACACTGCACTGGATTATATACTGAAACAGCAATTCAACGCCTCACAGGGCGGTCCTATCGCTGAGAAGAAGGGCTCATATTAG
- the rpb7 gene encoding DNA-directed RNA polymerase II subunit rpb7 has product MFFLYNMERRVTLHPSYFGRNMHELVTSKLLKDVEGTCAGSYYIISIMDTFDISEGRILPGNGLAEFTVGYRAVVWRPFKGETVDAVVYSINPQGFFAQAGPLRLFVSAHLIPSDIKWDPNATPPQFTNNEDTVIEPGTHVRVKIIGTRTEVGEMWAIGSIKEDYLGCLQD; this is encoded by the exons ATGTTCTTCCTGTACAACATGGAGCGCAGGGTGACCCTGCACCCCTCGTACTTTGGACGCAACATGCACGAACTTGTCACCAGCAAGCTGCTGAAAGATGTAGAGGGTACTTGCGCTGGAAGCTACTATATCATCTCTATCATGGACACGTTCGATATCTCTGAAGGGCGCATTCTTCCAGGCAACGGTCTTGCAGAATTTACGGTCGGTTACCGCGCCGTCGTCTGGCGGCCGTTCAAGGGCGAGACG GTTGATGCGGTTGTATATTCTATCAATCCTCAGGGTTTCTTCGCGCAGGCCGGTCCACTGCGACTTTTCGTTTCCGCACAT TTGATACCAAGCGATATCAAGTGGGATCCAAACGCTACGCCACCGCAGTTTACCAATAATGAGGACACAGTTATCGAACCCGGGACGCACGTGCGCGTCAAAATTATCGGAACGAGAACAGAAGTCGGGGAGATGTGGGCCATTGGAAGTATCAAGGAGGATTACCTAGG ATGTCTTCAGGACTGA
- the CHORD gene encoding Cysteine and histidine-rich domain-containing protein — translation MATMQKCVHQGCGKIYTDATEKCEYHPGPPIFHEGQKGWKCCKPRVLTFDEFMCIPPCTTGTHSTTDMPPPVEEKPKEDDASLAKKIDALTTRTPPRLPIQPAQSIPTPPPPAPETDDDDASLEIPDGSSCRRRTCGQRYKKGSLREGEACVHHPGVPIFHEGSKGYSCCKRRVLEFDQFMKIEGCKTKDRHLFIGSGKKEEEEKTGSAGEEVLSTVRHDFYQTATTVIAAFFLKKINKETAKVEFLEKQLVLDLVTSDSPPKRYSADVPLYGQIDTAKSSYKILGTKLEVTLVKADGASWPVLRGDEALTGEIYQVGRAGMAQ, via the exons ATGGCCACGATGCAGAAATGTGTCCACCAAGGCTGTGGCAAGATCTACACCGATGCTACAGAGAAATGTGAATATCACCCCGGTCCACCAATCTTCCACGAAGGTCAAAAAG GATGGAAATGCTGCAAGCCCCGTGTCCTCACGTTTGACGAGTTCATGTGCATCCCGCCATGCACGACCGGCACCCATTCCACCACCGACATGCCTCCCCCCGTCGAAGAAAAGCCCAAAGAGGATGATGCCTCGCTGGCCAAAAAGATAGACGCCCTCACAACTCGCACGCCGCCGCGCTTGCCAATCCAGCCGGCTCAATCGATACccacgcctcctcctcctgcccCGGAAacagatgacgacgatgcgAGCTTGGAGATACCCGATGGAAGCTCGTGTCGCCGACGAACTTGCGGGCAGAGATACAAGAAGGGTAGTTTACGAGAGGGCGAGGCATGCGTCCACCATCCCGGTGTGCCCATCTTCCACGAGGGCAGCAAGGGGTATTCGTGCTGCAAGAGGCGAGTCTTGGAGTTTGACCAGTTCATGAAGATTGAAGGGTGCAAGACCAAGGACAGACACCTATTCATTGGCAGtgggaagaaggaggaggaggagaagacggGCTCGGCCGGGGAGGAGGTTCTGAGCACAGTCAG GCACGACTTTTACCAAACTGCTACAACCGTCATCGCCGCGTTTTTCCTCAAGAAAATCAACAAGGAAACCGCAAAGGTTGAGTTTCTGGAGAAGCAACTTGTTCTCGACTTGGTGACGAGCGACTCCCCGCCAAAGCGATACTCTGCCGACGTGCCCCTCTATGGACAGATCGACACGGCCAAGTCGTCGTACAAGATCTTGGGGACGAAGCTGGAGGTGACGCTCGTCAAGGCAGATGGGGCGTCGTGGCCGGTCCTCAGGGGAGATGAGGCGTTGACGGGTGAAATTTACCAAGTTGGGCGTGCGGGGATGGCGCAGTAG